ATTGGCAAGTGTTCGGCTGACAACCTGGAAGTGCGCCAGTCTTCGATGGCAAAAAGGGACTTCGGAGAGTTCACACCAAAACCGCACACGCAGTTGTGCGAGAAACTGGGGTTGGTGGACTTTGAGCGGGGCGCCAAACTTTCCGGCAGTGGGTTCCTGCTTTACGCCGGCTGGGGTGCACGGCTCGAACGAGCATTGATCCAGTTTATGCTCGACGTTCACACGGGTAATCACAATCCGGGCAGCGGCGATCATCCCGAACCGTGTTACAAAGAGATTTCACCACCTTACATCATCAATCGTGATTGCATGATTGGTGTCGGACAGTTTCCCAAGTTTGAAGACCAGGCTTATGCTGTGCAGGAGGGGCTGGATAAAAACACGATGGGCAAACTTTATTTGCTGCCGACTGCGGAAGCCCCGGTGGCCAACATTCACCGAGGGGAAGTCCTGAAGGAAAGCGATCTGCCTATCCGGTACTGTGCTTACAGCCCTTGCTTTCGAGCAGAGGCGGGCGCCGCCGGTGTGGGGACTCGCGGTATGATCCGCGTGCATCAGTTCGACAAGGTGGAATTGATCAAAATCGTAAAGCCGGAGGACGGTGACGCCGAATTGGAAAAGATGGTGCGAAGCGCGGAGACAGTCCTCAAGTGCCTCGGACTTCATTACCGCGTGGTCATGCTCTGCACGGGTGACATGGGGTTCGCCAGCGCCAAAACATACGACATCGAAGTGTGGGCGCCGGGGCAGGGGAGTTACCTGGAAGTTTCAAGCTGCTCGAACTGCGAAGACTTTCAGGCGCGCAGGATGAACTTGCGATTCAAGACGGAGGACGGTGAGAACAGGTTTCCGCATATCCTGAACGGCAGCGGCACGGCACTGGCGCGCGTGTTTGTGGCACTCGTCGAAACGCATCAGCAGGCAGACGGAGGCATCTCTGTCCCCGCTAGCCTCTGGCCCTACCTGGGCATGGACGCTGGAAACTGCCGCATCGGCAATTGATCGCGGACCCTCGCACCCGGTGAAAATTCTGATTGCCAGCAGCGAGGTGCATCCGTATTCGAAAACCGGAGGGCTCGCCGACATGGTGGGAGCACTTGCCAAGTCTCTGGCCAGAGCAGGACTGCAGGTTGACTGCGTGACACCGCTCCACCGGGGAATTCGGGAGAAGTTCCCGGACATTCATCCCTTTGACTGGCGCATGGATCTGCCATTGGGAGTTGACCTGGTCTCGGCGAGGCTCTTCAAGCGCGACTGGATTCCTGGCCTCACTGTCTATTTCGTGGATCAACCCGCATTTTTTCAACGGGACGCGCTATATCAGGAAGCCGGGGTCGATTACCCCGACAATGCTGAGCGTTTCATTTTCTTTTCCAAGTGCATCGTTCACCTGGCGCGCTACCTGCCATCGCAACCTGAGCTGATCCATCTGCACGACTGGCAGGTCGCGCTGGTACCGCTGCTGGTCAAACACCAGCGCGAAACTGAAGGGTGGGGGAGCGCCCCGGCAACCTGTCTGACCATCCACAATCTTGCCTACCAGGGCGTATTTCCCCGCTCCGCATACGATCTGACCAATCTCCCCGACAAATACTTCAGTCCGGATGGCGTGGAGTTTTACGGTCGCTTGAATTGTTTGAAGGCGGGCATCTGCTATGCGGACGCGATCACAACGGTCAGTCCCCGCTATGCACGCGAGATTACAACCGAGACATTTGGCTGTGGACTCGACGGAGTTCTGCGTAAACGACAGCGGTCGCTGGTTGGCATCCTGAACGGTGTCGATTATTCGGAATGGAATACCGACAAAAATCCACACCTGCGAAATCATTTCACGGTTCGCGACCTGCAGGGCAAGGATGCTGAAAAACTTTCCCTTCAGATGGATCTTGGCCTGCCCCATGCCGCCCGGACACCCCTGTTTGGCAGCATCACCCGGCTCGTGGACCAGAAAGGAAGCGATATTCTATTGGCGGCGTTGGAAGAAATGCTGTCTGCGGACATGCAATTCGTCCTCCTCGGCAGTGGGTCACCGATTCTTGAAAAAGCCTTTCAAGATCTCGCCCGACGGCATCGCGGCAAAGTCGCGGTCAAAATCGGTTACGACCACGCGTTGTCACATCGAATCGAGGCCGCCAGTGATTTTTATCTGATGCCGTCCCGCTTCGAACCCTGCGGCTTGAATCAAATGTACAGCCTGCGTTACGGGACCATTCCCGTTGTCCGGACCACGGGCGGGCTTGACGATTCCGTGATCGATCTCACGGAGGATCTGGAGCGCGCCAACGGAATAAAATTCTACGGTTACTCCTCCCGCGCTCTCGCCAAAGCGATCCGCAAAGCGCTGGCGCTTTACGATGCGCAGGAGTTGTTCCGCCGAATTCAGACCAACGGTATGTCTGTCGATTTTTCCTGGCAGCGGACGTCCGAGGAATATGTTGCGGTCTATCACCAGGCACTGGAAGCGGAAAAAAAGAACGGTTCGCACCCAACGCTAGAGAAATAAGCAACAGGGCCGGGATGACCGATTTGATATGAGTATAACAAACATTGTGCGAATTAGTGAGGCTTGTTTTTGAACCGATTACAAAGTCTGCATCGTTACGGTTCTTTTGTGA
The window above is part of the Candidatus Angelobacter sp. genome. Proteins encoded here:
- the serS gene encoding serine--tRNA ligase, producing the protein MLDIKLIRDRSDHVRERLATRGGGDEIRIDEVLALDEQRRKLLAAAEGLKAQRNRASKEIGALMGQKKTTEAEARKTEMRAIGDKIAELDKEVEDAERRREEILLRLPNIPHQSVPIGKCSADNLEVRQSSMAKRDFGEFTPKPHTQLCEKLGLVDFERGAKLSGSGFLLYAGWGARLERALIQFMLDVHTGNHNPGSGDHPEPCYKEISPPYIINRDCMIGVGQFPKFEDQAYAVQEGLDKNTMGKLYLLPTAEAPVANIHRGEVLKESDLPIRYCAYSPCFRAEAGAAGVGTRGMIRVHQFDKVELIKIVKPEDGDAELEKMVRSAETVLKCLGLHYRVVMLCTGDMGFASAKTYDIEVWAPGQGSYLEVSSCSNCEDFQARRMNLRFKTEDGENRFPHILNGSGTALARVFVALVETHQQADGGISVPASLWPYLGMDAGNCRIGN
- the glgA gene encoding glycogen synthase GlgA, with product MKILIASSEVHPYSKTGGLADMVGALAKSLARAGLQVDCVTPLHRGIREKFPDIHPFDWRMDLPLGVDLVSARLFKRDWIPGLTVYFVDQPAFFQRDALYQEAGVDYPDNAERFIFFSKCIVHLARYLPSQPELIHLHDWQVALVPLLVKHQRETEGWGSAPATCLTIHNLAYQGVFPRSAYDLTNLPDKYFSPDGVEFYGRLNCLKAGICYADAITTVSPRYAREITTETFGCGLDGVLRKRQRSLVGILNGVDYSEWNTDKNPHLRNHFTVRDLQGKDAEKLSLQMDLGLPHAARTPLFGSITRLVDQKGSDILLAALEEMLSADMQFVLLGSGSPILEKAFQDLARRHRGKVAVKIGYDHALSHRIEAASDFYLMPSRFEPCGLNQMYSLRYGTIPVVRTTGGLDDSVIDLTEDLERANGIKFYGYSSRALAKAIRKALALYDAQELFRRIQTNGMSVDFSWQRTSEEYVAVYHQALEAEKKNGSHPTLEK